A part of Bicyclus anynana unplaced genomic scaffold, ilBicAnyn1.1 scaffold_95, whole genome shotgun sequence genomic DNA contains:
- the LOC128199853 gene encoding uncharacterized protein F54H12.2-like: MAFLHHNSCECVKSELDLFALPSTQTSIESGQWIHYNPISSLTDDGPIEFLVPGNGDDYIDLSHTLLHIKAKVQNTDGTNIAPTANVAPINNWLHSLFNQIDIYLNQKLVSPPNNTYGYRSYIETLLNYGQAAKKSHLTCGLWYKDTASKMDSCDDTNQGFSEREQLARGSKTIEMIGHIHGDIFNQDKFLLNGVELRLKLVRSKDSFKLICPVLDSKFRVHISSASLIMRKVRINPSVLLAHEKVLSSTTAKYPITRAEVKVITIPSGVQGKMLDNVFLGQIPKRCIVGFVTNSAFNGSLNMNPFNFYNHGLNQFGLYVDGQTIPSKILAPNFDDKTFINAYHTLFSGTGIHFLNDGNDISKEDYKNGFCLFAFDLTPDLSANSNSHWNLIKRGSVRFEVRFEKSLLTTLNCIVYAEFDNVIEINKNRDVNLDYNS; this comes from the coding sequence atggcATTTTTACATCATAATTCTTGTGAGTGTGTTAAATCTGAGTTGGATTTGTTTGCTTTGCCATCAACTCAAACGAGTATTGAGTCAGGACAGTGGATTCATTACAACCCTATTTCTTCACTTACGGATGATGGACCTATTGAATTCTTAGTACCAGGAAACGGGGatgattatattgatttatctCACACATTATTACATATTAAAGCAAAAGTACAAAATACTGATGGCACTAACATTGCACCGACAGCAAACGTTGCCCCTATAAACAATTGGTTGCACTCACTTTTTAATCAAATAGACATTTATTTGAATCAAAAGCTTGTGTCTCCTCCTAATAACACCTATGGGTATCGATCATACATCGAGACATTGCTCAATTATGGTCAAGCTGCAAAGAAATCACATCTCACCTGTGGTCTCTGGTATAAAGATACTGCTTCAAAAATGGATTCATGTGACGATACAAATCAAGGATTTTCCGAAAGAGAACAATTAGCAAGAGGAAGTAAAACAATTGAAATGATTGGGCATATACATGGTGATATTTTTAATCAGGATAAGTTTTTACTCAATGGTGTGGAATTGCGGTTAAAATTAGTACGCTCCAAAGATTCATTTAAGCTTATTTGTCCTGTACTAGATAGTAAATTCAGGGTGCATATTTCAAGTGCCAGTCTTATTATGCGTAAAGTTCGAATTAATCCAAGTGTATTGCTTGCGCATGAAAAAGTATTATCTAGTACCACTGCAAAATATCCGATCACTCGAGCTGAAGTTAAAGTTATAACAATACCATCCGGAGTACAGGGAAAAATGCTTGATAATGTATTTTTAGGACAAATACCGAAAAGATGCATTGTTGGTTTTGTAACAAACTCTGCATTTAATGGTTCACTAAATATGAATccctttaatttttataatcacgGACTTAATCAATTCGGTTTATATGTCGATGGGCAAACAATACCATCAAAAATTTTAGCACCGAATTTTGATGATAAGACATTCATTAATGCATATCACACTTTGTTCTCTGGTACAGGGattcattttttaaatgatgGAAATGATATTTCTAAAGAGGACTACAAGAATGGTTTCTGTTTATTCGCATTTGATTTAACTCCTGATTTGTCGGCTAATTCAAACTCACATTGGAATCTTATAAAACGAGGCAGTGTTAGATTTGaagttcgatttgaaaaatctttgcTCACAACACTTAATTGTATTGTTTACGCAGAATTTGATAatgttattgaaattaataaaaaccgtGATGTAAACCTAGATTacaatagttaa